The nucleotide window CAGATGGGCGAGAACTTCGTGTTCGTGGCTGGCGACAGCAGCAAGGCCCGCCAGCGCAAGGTGCAGCTCGGCCCGCGCCTGCGCGACCAGATCGTGATTATGGAAGGCGTAAAGGAAGGCGACCAGGTCGTGACCGAGGGCCTCAACCGCCTGCGCGACGGCGGCCAGATTCAGGCCGGACCGGCACCGGCCGCGCCTACCGCCACCAAGTAGCCCGGGCTGCCGCCTCAACCCTACTGCGGTACGCACGGATCAACTGACGCGGTGAATAAACCAAACTAGTGGCCGCTAAGCCAAAACTGGCCTTAGCCGCGACCCTAATATTAGCCTAGATGATTGCAGAAACCTTTATCCGGCGCCCCGTCACGGCCATCGTCATCTCCCTGGTGATTGTGCTGGTGGGGGTGCTGGCCATCCTGAATTTGCCCGTGGGCCAGTACCCGGAAATCACCCCGCCCACGGTGTCGGTGACGGGTACCTACACCGGCGCCGACGCCCAGACGGTGGAGCAGACCGTGGCTACCCCCGTGGAGGTGCAGGTGAACGGCGTGCCCGGCATGACTTACCTGCAAAGCAACAGTACCAGCAACGGGCAGATGAGCATGACGGTGAACTTTGAGGTGGGCACCAACATCAACATTGCCGCTCTCGACGTGCAGAACCGCGTGAGCATTGCCCAGCCGACTCTGCCCCAGGAAGTGCAGCGCCTGGGTTTGATTGTGCGCAAGCGTAACCCGAGCATCCTGATGCTGGTGGCCATGTACGCGCCCAAGGGCACCCACAATACCACCTTTCTCGACAACTACGCCAACGTGTTTGTGAAGGACGCGCTGCTGCGCACCAAGGGCGTGGGCGACATTGTGAGCCGGGCCGACGACTTTTCGATGCGCGTGTGGCTGAACCCCGACAAGCTCAGCCAGCTGGGCGTAACGGCTCAGGAAGTAACGGCGGCCATCCAGGAGCAGAACGCCCAGATTGCGGCCGGCTCCATTGGCGCCCCGCCCGCCCAAACCGGGCAGACCTTCGAGTACATCGTATTTGTGAAGGGCCGCCTCACCAACACCGAGGAGTTCGGCAACATCGTTATCAAGACCCGGCCCGACGACGGCTCGATGGTGTACCTGAAGGACGTGGCCCGGCTGGAGTTGGGCAAGTTCAACTACGCCAACAACTCCTACGTGGATGGCAAGCGCGCCGCCTACCTGCTGGTGTACCAGGCCCCCGGTGCCAATGCCCTGGATACCTACGAGAACGTGCTGGCTACTATGGAGCAGCTCAAAAAGCAATTCCCCGTGGACCTGGACTACGTGGTGCCGTTTGAGTCGGCCACGGTGGTGAAGGTGTCCATCAACGAGGTGCTGCATACGCTGGTAGAGGCGCTGGTGCTGGTTATCATCGTGGTGTTTCTGTTTCTGCAGAGCTGGCGCTCCACGCTCATCCCGGTGCTGGCCATTCCGGTGTCCATCATCGGCACGTTCATCTTTTTCATTCCGCTCGGCTTCACCATCAACACGCTCACCATGTTCGGCTTCGTGCTGGCCATCGGTATTGTGGTCGATGACGCCATTGTGGTGGTGGAGGCCGTGGAGCACAACATGAACGAGCGGGGCATGAGCCCCCTAGATGCCACGCTGGCGGCCATGCGCGAAATTTCGGCCCCGGTTATTGCCATTGCCCTGATTCTGGCGGCCGTGTTCGTGCCGGTAGGGTTTATTCCCGGCATCACCGGTCGCCTGTACCAGCAGTTTGCCATTACCATTGCCATTTCGGTGGTGATTTCGGCCTTCGTGGCTCTCACGCTCACGCCGGCTTTGTGCGTACTGCTGCTCAAGCCCCACAAGCGCGACGAAAACTCGCGCGGCCTCGACCGGCTGTTCTTTAAGTTCAACTCCTGGTTTGACCGGGTCACGAGCAAGTACGGCAACGGCGTGCAGCGCGGCATCAAGCACTCCC belongs to Hymenobacter sp. J193 and includes:
- a CDS encoding efflux RND transporter permease subunit produces the protein MIAETFIRRPVTAIVISLVIVLVGVLAILNLPVGQYPEITPPTVSVTGTYTGADAQTVEQTVATPVEVQVNGVPGMTYLQSNSTSNGQMSMTVNFEVGTNINIAALDVQNRVSIAQPTLPQEVQRLGLIVRKRNPSILMLVAMYAPKGTHNTTFLDNYANVFVKDALLRTKGVGDIVSRADDFSMRVWLNPDKLSQLGVTAQEVTAAIQEQNAQIAAGSIGAPPAQTGQTFEYIVFVKGRLTNTEEFGNIVIKTRPDDGSMVYLKDVARLELGKFNYANNSYVDGKRAAYLLVYQAPGANALDTYENVLATMEQLKKQFPVDLDYVVPFESATVVKVSINEVLHTLVEALVLVIIVVFLFLQSWRSTLIPVLAIPVSIIGTFIFFIPLGFTINTLTMFGFVLAIGIVVDDAIVVVEAVEHNMNERGMSPLDATLAAMREISAPVIAIALILAAVFVPVGFIPGITGRLYQQFAITIAISVVISAFVALTLTPALCVLLLKPHKRDENSRGLDRLFFKFNSWFDRVTSKYGNGVQRGIKHSRLVVVILVCIVAATGLLFKTKPTGFIPTEDEGRLFVTFTLPEAASTERTVATLHEVMKELGQIKGIAHYAGLGGLNVVNFSSKSNSGTVFCQLEPWDNRKDKELQLQSLMATVQQRLSRLREANIVVISPPAIPGLGQSGGFSFVLQEREAGGDIKNFDATLQNFLGALRKRPEIAAPFSFFTANTPGYQLTIDREKAKKLGVSIADIGTALRTYLGSAYVNDFTVYGRNFRVVTQADSMYRGDISNLGQYYVRNASGGMVPLSTLTSYKRAESAPLISHFNLFRSAEINGSAAPGYSSGDAIRALQETAAQTLPQGYGYEFSGLTREELLAGGQTVYIFGLSLVFVFLFLAALYESWSVPFSVLLAVPVGMFGAILALFFLPKLTNNVYAQIGMITLIGLSAKNAILIIEFAKERVDKGQPLVEATLEAVRLRLRPIVMTSLAFILGVLPLVFAAGAGAQSRQTIGWTVLGGMLSATVLAIFIVPVLYVLITRFAYGKEKLAELEANYQPDEEHGGPAAGDAAAPHPG